Proteins co-encoded in one Papaver somniferum cultivar HN1 chromosome 5, ASM357369v1, whole genome shotgun sequence genomic window:
- the LOC113279002 gene encoding uncharacterized protein LOC113279002, translated as MFTSDPWTKSKYAKEQVGIKVKTIILSDENFWQSVISCLKSVIPIVKVLRLVDGDDKPGMGYIYKAIDKPKEQSQANFKNVKRRYEVYMKIIDLRWNTQLHGPLHAAAGYFLNPRLCPNIDVKLGFYDAIKRMCPSSAAERCKIDGQIDLFTSAGGCLVMRWLGRLETENIQSYGDSAPELQRVAVCILSATCSASGCERNWSIFEQEGKGDSYDPICLSDEESDDEWITEKDGASFQTDPTWMDVHDWFQITEVEANKKKRKRGL; from the exons ATGTTTACTTCTGATCCTTGGACAAAAAGTAAGTATGCAAAGGAACAAGTTGGGATCAAGGTGAAGACAATCATTTTGAGTGATGAGAATTTTTGGCAATCGGTTATTAGTTGCCTGAAAAGTGTTATTCCGATAGTGAAAGTACTGAGACTTGTGGATGGAGATGACAAACCGGGAATGGGATACATTTATAAGGCTATTGACAAGCCAAAAGAACAGAGTCAGGCCAATTTCAAGAACGTGAAGCGTAGGTATGAGGTTTACATGAAAATTATTGATTTGAGATGGAACACACAACTCCATGGACCTCTTCATGCAGCAGCTGGATACTTTCTTAATCCTCG ACTTTGCCCAAATATTGATGTCAAACTTGGATTTTATGATGCCATCAAAAGAATGTGCCCATCATCGGCAGCGGAAAGGTGCAAAATTGATGGACAAATAGATTTATTTACTAGTGCCGGGGGATGTTTGGTCATGAGATGGCTAGGGAGATTAGAGACAGAAAACATCCAG TCATATGGAGATTCTGCTCCCGAGCTCCAAAGAGTTGCTGTTTGTATTTTAAGTGCCACATGTAGTGCTTCTGGATGTGAAAGAAATTGGAGCATATTCGAGCAG GAAGGAAAAGGAGATTCTTATGATCCAATATGCTTGTCAGACGAGGAATCTGATGATGAGTGGATCACTGAGAAAGATGGTGCTTCTTTTCAAACAGATCCTACATGGATGGATGTGCATGATTGGTTTCAAATTACGGAAGTTGAAGCAAATAAAAAGAAACGAAAAAGAGGTTTGTAA